One window from the genome of Montipora foliosa isolate CH-2021 chromosome 5, ASM3666993v2, whole genome shotgun sequence encodes:
- the LOC138002829 gene encoding uncharacterized protein codes for MNPVGPRFGPGAQTLRGIPPDQQAGKQQHTGQTGSSRQGQAPPGHLSSPRSGQVSPGQFPSPRMGQVLPGQLSSPRQGQVPPGQSSSPRQGHVSPRPGQVTPGQLGSFRQGQVPGQLGSPRDGQIPSQSGTPRQGLQLDQQARGHVGSPHSGPPGEQMSSPRIDASRSELGTPQQAPFPGQVDTSREQTRGRVPDQTGPGMLQPLDHKDGQIRDDSAMHGRVDANIQDDMDNRPKGPDSSMIEQSARPLERPVTQDNQITRPHGKDINGRRSPPNRRSPDNPKKRGISLVDMFLKYEVIVIIFRVQFGEIMKMS; via the exons ATGAATCCAGTGGGTCCCAGGTTTGGTCCTGGTGCACAGACACTTCGTGGGATACCTCCAGATCAACAGGCCGGGAAGCAGCAGCATACAGGACAGACAGGTTCATCAAGGCAAGGACAGGCACCTCCTGGTCACTTGAGTTCACCACGGTCAGGTCAAGTTTCCCCTGGCCAGTTTCCTTCTCCAAGGATGGGACAGGTGTTGCCTGGACAATTAAGTTCTCCACGGCAAGGTCAGGTTCCTCCTGGTCAATCAAGTTCCCCACGGCAAGGACATGTTTCACCTCGACCAGGACAGGTCACTCCTGGACAGTTAGGTTCATTTAGGCAAGGTCAGGTTCCTGGGCAATTAGGTTCACCTAGGGATGGCCAAATTCCAAGTCAGTCTGGGACTCCTAGGCAAGGGTTACAGTTAGACCAACAAGCAAGGGGACATGTGGGGTCACCTCATAGTGGCCCCCCAGGGGAGCAAATGAGTTCACCAAGAATAGATGCTTCAAGGAGTGAATTAGGTACACCCCAGCAGGCACCTTTCCCAGGGCAGGTTGACACTTCCAGGGAGCAAACAAGGGGGAG GGTTCCTGATCAAACTGGCCCAGGAATGCTTCAACCTTTAGATCATAAAGATGGACAAATAAGAGATGACTCTGCCATGCATGGAAGAGTAGATGCCAACATACAGGATGATATGGATAACAGACCAAAGGGGCCTGACAGCAGCATGATAGAGCAGTCTGCCAGGCCACTAGAAAGACCAGTAACTCAGGATAACCAGATCACAAGGCCTCATGGCAAAGACATCAATGGTAGAAGAAGCCCTCCTAACAGACGTTCACCTGACAATCCAAAGAAAAG AGGCATATCTTTGGTTGATATGTTTCTGAAGTATGAGGTTATTGTAATCATATTCAGAGTGCAGTTTGGAGAAATTATGAAAATGTCATGA